The Candidatus Acidiferrales bacterium genome window below encodes:
- a CDS encoding ATP-binding protein: MSLSLKNKFTLATSLLVLVVVALISALYVARLTRQVITQANDRSQFVLQQVFVSAQDALREAADRGDAPTSADPEAVHDYIQQTLDKSAGLSALIESDMSFSPTIYEITIGDSQGLALVSSDPSIPGKPVATRPPLSQLVRASFINQLEILHGPPQVYEVTLPFNIGLEPFGEIHVAISSALLRDEVWPGLHSAAWLALAAVILSTLFTAFVSQMALAPLSRISTQLDRISAGEFDLEPVIRTGELGQVSGKISRIGQQLRDVREIFGTLRENMNQIMAGLEDGLLLFNAEGRAVLVSPSAGKFLDVGSESVLGRKIEEIFPPGHPVAVALQIGPNGEFSREGTEQVEVEISNELGTRRVGASVQLIQENGTSMGLLVTLRDLESLERIGSQLQVSERLAALGRVTAGVAHEVKNPLNSMRVWLEVLKSNLSVEPETQQAARMLDTEIDRLDRVVKTFLEFSRPVELARQETSLPELIESVLAAAKPAIERNNIRLIKEIPSMFPLVEIDRQLIEQALLNLVLNACDVMPKAGVLTVTLDRTADMAEISVNDTGPGILPENRAKIFQLFFTTRKGGTGLGLANTFRFVQLHNGSVEFDTEVGHGTTFRIELPLAHVATMPAAHSFRDFGQPFAKQT, translated from the coding sequence AGCCTCAAAAATAAATTCACGCTGGCGACTTCGTTGCTAGTCCTGGTCGTCGTCGCGCTGATCTCCGCTTTGTATGTCGCCCGGCTCACGCGGCAGGTCATTACGCAGGCGAACGATCGCTCTCAGTTTGTTCTTCAGCAAGTCTTCGTCTCGGCACAGGACGCTTTGCGTGAGGCCGCTGATCGTGGCGATGCCCCCACATCGGCCGACCCCGAGGCTGTTCACGACTACATTCAGCAAACTCTCGATAAGAGCGCCGGTCTTTCTGCTCTGATCGAATCCGACATGAGTTTTTCGCCGACCATTTACGAGATCACGATTGGTGACAGCCAGGGTCTTGCGCTGGTTTCGAGCGATCCTTCGATTCCTGGCAAGCCGGTCGCGACACGGCCACCACTCTCACAGCTGGTTCGCGCTTCCTTCATCAATCAGCTTGAAATTCTGCATGGGCCGCCGCAGGTTTATGAGGTCACTCTGCCATTCAACATCGGCTTGGAACCGTTCGGCGAAATTCATGTCGCGATTTCTTCCGCTCTTCTTCGCGATGAAGTGTGGCCTGGTCTGCACTCCGCCGCATGGCTCGCGCTCGCCGCGGTAATTCTTTCGACTCTTTTTACCGCTTTCGTGAGCCAGATGGCTCTCGCTCCGCTCTCGCGAATTTCAACGCAGTTGGATCGTATTTCCGCGGGTGAATTCGATCTTGAGCCCGTCATCCGTACGGGTGAACTCGGCCAAGTGTCCGGCAAAATCAGCCGCATCGGACAGCAGCTTCGCGACGTGCGTGAAATTTTTGGCACTCTGCGCGAAAACATGAACCAAATCATGGCCGGCCTCGAAGATGGCCTCTTGCTTTTTAACGCCGAAGGACGCGCCGTTCTCGTCAGCCCTTCGGCGGGCAAATTCCTCGATGTCGGTTCCGAAAGCGTTCTCGGACGCAAAATCGAAGAAATCTTTCCTCCAGGGCATCCGGTGGCTGTTGCGTTACAAATCGGCCCGAATGGCGAATTTTCGCGGGAGGGCACTGAACAGGTGGAAGTCGAGATTTCGAATGAGCTGGGTACTCGCCGGGTCGGTGCAAGCGTGCAGCTCATCCAGGAGAACGGCACGAGCATGGGCCTGCTCGTCACTCTGCGCGACCTCGAATCTCTCGAACGCATCGGTTCGCAGTTGCAGGTTTCCGAAAGACTCGCCGCGCTCGGCCGCGTCACCGCCGGCGTAGCTCATGAAGTTAAGAATCCTCTGAACTCCATGCGCGTCTGGCTCGAAGTCTTGAAATCGAACCTCTCTGTCGAACCAGAAACCCAACAGGCCGCAAGAATGCTCGACACGGAAATCGATCGCCTTGACCGTGTGGTGAAAACCTTTCTGGAATTCAGCCGGCCAGTGGAACTTGCGCGTCAAGAGACCAGCCTTCCCGAACTGATCGAAAGCGTGCTCGCCGCGGCCAAGCCAGCCATCGAACGTAACAATATACGCTTAATAAAAGAGATTCCTTCGATGTTTCCTCTGGTGGAAATTGACCGTCAGTTGATTGAGCAGGCCTTGCTCAATTTGGTTCTGAATGCTTGCGACGTCATGCCCAAGGCGGGCGTTCTTACCGTGACCTTGGACCGCACTGCCGATATGGCGGAAATCTCCGTGAATGATACAGGTCCGGGAATTCTTCCGGAGAATCGCGCCAAGATTTTTCAGCTCTTTTTCACCACGCGCAAAGGCGGCACGGGCCTGGGCCTGGCCAACACTTTCCGGTTTGTACAACTGCACAATGGTTCGGTAGAATTTGATACAGAGGTTGGGCACGGCACCACTTTCCGTATCGAACTGCCTCTGGCGCATGTCGCCACGATGCCCGCGGCCCATAGTTTCAGAGACTTCGGCCAGCCGTTTGCCAAGCAGACTTGA